In Pseudothermotoga hypogea DSM 11164 = NBRC 106472, the following are encoded in one genomic region:
- a CDS encoding GntR family transcriptional regulator has translation MYKVVKEYLLNKIKTGELLPDDRVPSEKELMEMFQVSRITVRKAIDELVIEGYLYRLQGIGSFVRKKEEHEKASNLIGVFLSSASDFLSVGILRGIEQHISSLGFHAVVQFADENGSSEREKFQRLLELNVSGFIIFPHISTLKNESVKRLVVEKRPIVFVDRTVEGMDGYSVESDNRKGAYDVTKHLIEVHGYRRIAFITWEKPKVSSVKDRFHGASLACSDMNANLTLIEVERGRVKQLCQELKNFDAIFACTDLLAVEIMSGLQMCGVQVPRDVAVVGFDDLPFSVFVQPSLTTVRQYPERMGEKAAAILLSLLSWGEIPIKKHYVPTKLIVRNSCGCVEHHHF, from the coding sequence ATGTACAAGGTCGTCAAGGAGTATCTGCTGAACAAGATAAAAACTGGTGAGCTCCTGCCGGACGATCGAGTTCCGTCCGAAAAAGAGCTCATGGAGATGTTTCAAGTCAGCAGGATCACGGTGAGAAAGGCGATAGACGAGCTGGTGATCGAGGGTTATCTTTACAGACTGCAGGGTATAGGGAGCTTCGTGAGAAAGAAGGAAGAACACGAAAAAGCGTCGAACCTGATCGGTGTCTTTCTGAGCTCAGCATCGGATTTTCTCAGCGTTGGGATACTCAGAGGCATAGAACAGCACATCTCGAGTCTGGGTTTTCACGCCGTGGTTCAGTTTGCAGATGAGAACGGTTCTTCTGAAAGGGAAAAATTCCAGAGACTTTTGGAACTCAACGTATCTGGTTTCATAATCTTTCCGCACATCAGCACCTTAAAGAACGAGTCGGTCAAACGGCTCGTCGTTGAAAAACGTCCGATCGTCTTCGTCGACAGGACTGTGGAAGGAATGGATGGTTATTCCGTCGAATCGGACAACCGCAAGGGCGCCTACGATGTGACCAAGCACTTGATAGAAGTTCATGGATACAGACGTATCGCGTTCATCACGTGGGAAAAACCGAAAGTAAGCAGTGTGAAGGACAGATTCCATGGTGCGAGTTTAGCGTGCAGTGATATGAATGCCAACCTAACACTCATCGAAGTCGAAAGGGGTAGAGTCAAACAACTATGCCAAGAACTGAAAAACTTCGATGCAATTTTCGCATGCACGGATCTTCTTGCGGTTGAAATCATGTCGGGTCTACAGATGTGTGGTGTGCAGGTCCCAAGGGACGTGGCGGTGGTAGGATTCGACGATCTACCGTTCAGCGTTTTCGTTCAGCCGAGCCTGACGACCGTCAGGCAGTATCCCGAACGAATGGGAGAAAAGGCTGCAGCGATTCTACTCTCACTCTTGAGCTGGGGCGAAATTCCCATCAAAAAGCATTACGTTCCAACGAAGTTGATCGTGAGAAATTCGTGCGGGTGTGTGGAGCACCATCATTTCTGA
- a CDS encoding extracellular solute-binding protein — translation MRKWLVAVLVSIMVIIAVGQKVTIIANAIKGGKNTQVVDWFEKYIPDIEKELGITVELIQTGIKDEDFKARIVLDIKGGGGADILWIDGFWVPEFVEAGYLRPIDDILAEIPAWKYYYEPMKAMGSYKGKTYLIPAGTDVRMIYYNKELFRKAGIPVPWQPKSWEDIIKTARIIKEKLPGVIPIQLNAGTEMGEATTMQGFFMVLLGAGGNLYDWETGKWIVKSSALKDALNFYKQIYVDEKLGDAALQVSPGAREKTFELFRQEKIAMYVEGTWFYTSVLNPNNPSWGFPDRDERIGWAAMPGRGKPQDPEFVSISGGTGFAVNVNCKNPKLVAEVLKRLLYVEPQLSYFQMKPFVSPRSDLADSCWTVNKDKFIAETSRTLVKYTTFRPAFPVYPEISFQAQLLTERVVTGQMSVEKALEEFAKEVTKIVGKENVIEKP, via the coding sequence GTGAGAAAGTGGCTGGTGGCCGTGTTGGTGTCGATCATGGTAATCATCGCGGTTGGACAGAAAGTAACCATCATCGCCAACGCGATCAAGGGTGGTAAGAACACGCAAGTGGTCGACTGGTTCGAAAAGTACATTCCTGACATCGAGAAAGAGCTGGGTATCACAGTCGAGTTGATCCAGACGGGTATCAAGGACGAGGACTTCAAGGCAAGGATCGTTCTGGACATCAAAGGTGGAGGCGGAGCAGACATACTCTGGATCGATGGTTTCTGGGTCCCAGAGTTCGTCGAAGCCGGGTATCTGAGACCCATAGACGATATACTTGCAGAGATACCAGCTTGGAAGTACTACTATGAACCGATGAAAGCGATGGGCAGCTACAAGGGCAAAACGTATCTGATACCGGCCGGTACCGATGTGAGAATGATTTACTACAACAAAGAGCTGTTCAGGAAAGCCGGAATCCCAGTACCATGGCAGCCGAAGAGCTGGGAAGACATCATCAAAACGGCGAGGATCATCAAGGAGAAGCTACCGGGCGTGATACCCATTCAGCTCAACGCGGGCACTGAGATGGGTGAAGCGACCACGATGCAAGGTTTCTTCATGGTCTTGCTGGGTGCTGGTGGTAACCTGTACGATTGGGAAACTGGCAAGTGGATCGTTAAGAGCAGTGCCCTGAAGGACGCGTTGAACTTCTACAAGCAAATCTACGTGGACGAAAAACTCGGCGATGCGGCTTTGCAGGTGTCTCCAGGTGCGAGGGAAAAGACGTTCGAACTGTTCAGACAAGAGAAGATCGCGATGTACGTCGAAGGAACTTGGTTCTACACATCGGTGCTGAACCCGAACAACCCATCCTGGGGATTTCCCGACAGAGACGAGCGCATCGGTTGGGCTGCGATGCCCGGTCGTGGCAAACCACAAGATCCTGAGTTCGTTTCGATCTCCGGTGGTACCGGTTTCGCCGTAAACGTCAACTGCAAGAATCCGAAGCTCGTCGCAGAAGTCCTGAAGAGATTGCTATACGTTGAACCCCAGTTGTCCTACTTCCAGATGAAACCGTTCGTGTCGCCAAGATCGGATCTTGCCGACTCATGCTGGACCGTCAACAAAGACAAGTTCATCGCGGAGACGAGTCGCACTTTGGTTAAGTACACAACCTTTAGACCAGCCTTTCCAGTTTATCCTGAGATCTCGTTCCAGGCTCAGTTGCTCACAGAGAGGGTTGTAACCGGACAGATGAGTGTTGAAAAAGCCCTCGAAGAGTTCGCCAAAGAAGTGACGAAGATCGTGGGCAAAGAAAACGTCATAGAGAAACCGTGA
- a CDS encoding beta-galactosidase, translating into MKRNGFWYGGECYPEQWDEDTFKRDLRWMREANMNIATIGVFCWAIVQKDESTYDFSFLDRALEILEHEGFYVCLATPTAAPPLWMVRKYPEILSVDVNGHMRKPGGRANFCPNSEKYREFSVRIAEKLAERYRDYRPLVLWHVNNEYSNYCYCETCERKFREWLKNKYASLDELNKKWYSDFWSQRIYDWEEISLPTTRNFLLFRKDRLQSINPAIYQDYRRFMNESLLECFELEYQALKKYTPNVPVTTNLMATFKPLDYFLWAKKMDVISWDSYPDYGEDHVRVSLRCALMRGVARGKPVVLMEQSPSQAIWKWYNHQKSASALKLHTFQTIAHGAEAALYFQIRQSKGGCERFHGAVITHANTNGTRVFEAVKCIGEDLKKLEDRVLNTRVDAQVAVLFDWESWWALEDSPGPNIDFSYLQEVEKYYRALLRMGVGVDVIGVEEDFSKYKAIFAPTLFMVSDEIGRDIRSYVESGGIFVATTMSGVVDENNLAWLGGYLASMNDVFGVRVEEFDAFPLSEERTVLFLGKKYLVKLIEGLVRVEKAFVMGTYSDGLYANEPCITFNQYGEGFAYYVAACASQELCNDFVRYIVERHGIETSFSGPVDGVEVVRRRSKDSRMYLFVMNFDSKRKQVLLKEGKWRDLMSGRTFFDSLVLEPHGVLILEKVDI; encoded by the coding sequence ATGAAAAGAAACGGTTTCTGGTACGGTGGGGAATGCTATCCAGAACAGTGGGATGAGGATACCTTCAAAAGAGATCTGCGATGGATGAGAGAAGCGAACATGAACATCGCGACAATCGGCGTCTTCTGTTGGGCCATTGTCCAGAAGGACGAGTCCACTTATGATTTCTCCTTCTTGGACAGAGCGCTCGAGATCTTGGAGCATGAAGGATTCTATGTTTGCCTGGCCACGCCGACGGCTGCCCCGCCACTCTGGATGGTTCGAAAGTATCCTGAGATCTTGTCTGTGGATGTGAACGGGCACATGAGAAAACCCGGTGGCAGGGCGAATTTCTGTCCAAACAGCGAAAAATACAGAGAATTCTCTGTAAGAATTGCGGAGAAACTCGCAGAGAGGTATAGAGACTATCGACCATTGGTGCTCTGGCACGTGAATAACGAGTATTCGAACTATTGCTACTGCGAAACGTGCGAGCGAAAGTTCAGAGAATGGTTGAAAAATAAGTACGCTTCTCTGGATGAGCTGAACAAGAAATGGTATTCAGACTTCTGGAGCCAGAGAATCTACGACTGGGAAGAAATTAGCCTTCCAACTACACGGAACTTCCTCCTGTTCAGAAAAGACAGGCTCCAATCCATAAACCCGGCGATTTATCAAGACTACAGGAGATTTATGAACGAGAGCCTGCTGGAATGTTTCGAGCTGGAGTACCAGGCTCTGAAGAAGTACACACCGAATGTGCCGGTCACGACGAACCTCATGGCTACCTTCAAACCTCTTGACTACTTCCTGTGGGCCAAGAAGATGGACGTGATATCGTGGGACAGCTATCCGGACTACGGAGAGGATCACGTGAGAGTCTCATTGAGATGTGCGCTGATGAGAGGTGTCGCCCGTGGAAAACCTGTGGTTCTCATGGAACAATCCCCATCACAAGCGATATGGAAATGGTACAACCATCAGAAGTCTGCCTCAGCTTTGAAGTTACACACGTTCCAAACCATTGCACACGGTGCCGAGGCGGCACTCTACTTTCAGATCCGCCAGTCCAAGGGTGGTTGCGAAAGGTTCCACGGAGCGGTCATAACGCACGCAAACACGAACGGGACGCGCGTTTTCGAAGCTGTGAAGTGTATCGGCGAGGATCTGAAGAAACTCGAAGACAGGGTTCTGAACACGCGTGTCGATGCACAGGTTGCAGTCCTATTTGACTGGGAAAGCTGGTGGGCGCTGGAGGACAGCCCGGGACCGAACATCGACTTTAGCTACCTACAAGAGGTCGAGAAGTACTACAGGGCGTTGTTGAGAATGGGTGTAGGAGTCGACGTGATAGGTGTGGAAGAAGATTTCAGTAAGTACAAAGCCATCTTCGCTCCAACACTGTTCATGGTGAGCGACGAAATCGGCAGAGATATAAGGTCATACGTGGAATCCGGCGGCATCTTTGTAGCGACCACTATGAGTGGGGTTGTCGACGAGAACAACTTGGCCTGGCTCGGGGGTTATTTGGCATCCATGAACGATGTTTTCGGCGTGCGGGTTGAGGAATTCGATGCGTTTCCGTTGAGCGAAGAAAGAACGGTCTTGTTTTTGGGAAAGAAATATCTGGTGAAGCTCATTGAGGGGTTGGTGAGGGTCGAGAAAGCCTTCGTGATGGGAACCTACTCAGACGGACTGTACGCGAACGAACCCTGTATCACCTTCAACCAGTATGGCGAGGGATTCGCTTACTACGTTGCTGCCTGTGCCTCGCAAGAACTGTGCAACGATTTTGTTCGATACATCGTCGAGAGACATGGAATTGAAACTTCCTTCAGCGGTCCTGTGGACGGTGTCGAGGTAGTGAGGAGGCGCAGCAAAGATTCAAGAATGTATTTGTTTGTCATGAACTTTGACAGCAAGAGAAAGCAAGTTCTCCTGAAGGAGGGCAAGTGGCGAGACCTCATGAGTGGTCGAACTTTCTTTGACAGCTTGGTTTTGGAACCGCACGGTGTGTTGATCCTCGAAAAGGTAGATATTTGA
- a CDS encoding alpha-glucuronidase family glycosyl hydrolase, protein MNNEYELCWLEYRRLPDWEIACHREWFKSAVPFAQPWEVETALTELKTFARDALGTKMLVENTIQNQRTIILGKIDKLSELFDVPKLEREGSFFLAHRKLSGKDTLVIGAIDTAGLVYGTFEVIKRARLGESFEKMNVVQTPAMPLRMINHWDNLDGSVERGYSGRSIFFEKDRVILNRRTRDYARLLASVGINGVVINNVNVRGKAVQLIDDEKYLKALSKLAEVFGNYGIKLYLSVNFASPMYLGKFETADPLDDRIKKWWKDQARKLYSFIPDFGGFLVKADSEFNPGPHYFGRTHADGANMLAEALEPFGGVVIWRTFVYNCLQDWRDYNTDRAKAAYENFKPLDGQFRDNVILQTKFGPMDFQVREPVSPLFGALERTNQILELQITQEYTGQQIHLCYLGPFWKEILDFDTFARGRGSFVKRIVDGTVFNRKYCGMAGVSNVGRDPNWTGHDLAQANLYTFARLAWNPDELVEKIVDDWITLTFGKDEEVKATIKHMLMNSHRAYEKYTTPFGLGWMVNPNHHYGPNPEGYEYSKWGTYHRANHEAIAVDRSSKGTGFTLQYHSPWREIFDSIETCPEDLLLFFHRVRYDHKLRSGKTLLQSMYDLHFEGVEQVEEFLKAWQRLEGKIDPVKYKRVLERLTVQLEHAKEWRDVVNTYFYRKTGISDERGRKIYP, encoded by the coding sequence ATGAACAACGAGTACGAACTTTGCTGGCTCGAATATCGAAGATTACCAGACTGGGAAATTGCTTGCCACAGAGAATGGTTCAAATCGGCGGTGCCCTTTGCTCAACCATGGGAAGTCGAAACGGCACTCACAGAGCTGAAAACTTTTGCGAGAGACGCCTTAGGAACGAAAATGCTGGTTGAAAACACTATCCAAAATCAAAGAACAATAATACTCGGGAAGATTGACAAACTCAGTGAGCTGTTCGATGTGCCGAAACTCGAAAGAGAAGGTTCTTTCTTCCTTGCGCACAGGAAGCTTTCCGGTAAAGACACTCTCGTGATTGGTGCGATCGACACAGCTGGTTTGGTGTACGGCACGTTCGAGGTCATCAAACGTGCCAGGCTTGGCGAATCCTTTGAGAAAATGAATGTGGTTCAAACGCCTGCAATGCCGCTGAGAATGATCAATCACTGGGACAACTTGGATGGCTCCGTGGAGAGGGGTTACTCTGGAAGGTCCATCTTCTTTGAGAAAGATCGCGTTATCCTGAATCGTAGAACAAGAGATTACGCCAGATTGCTGGCCTCGGTGGGTATTAATGGCGTGGTCATAAACAACGTCAACGTGAGGGGCAAGGCAGTGCAATTGATCGATGATGAAAAGTATTTGAAAGCACTGTCGAAGCTCGCGGAAGTTTTCGGAAACTACGGTATAAAATTGTATCTCAGTGTGAACTTCGCTTCACCGATGTATCTTGGAAAGTTCGAGACAGCTGATCCGTTGGACGACAGGATAAAGAAGTGGTGGAAAGACCAGGCCAGAAAACTGTACAGTTTCATCCCAGATTTTGGGGGTTTCCTTGTGAAGGCCGATTCTGAATTCAATCCAGGCCCACACTACTTCGGTAGAACACATGCAGACGGAGCAAACATGCTGGCCGAAGCTTTGGAACCGTTCGGAGGTGTTGTGATCTGGCGTACTTTCGTCTACAACTGCTTACAGGACTGGAGAGATTACAACACCGACAGAGCGAAGGCAGCCTACGAAAACTTCAAGCCACTCGATGGGCAGTTCAGGGACAACGTAATCCTGCAGACCAAGTTCGGCCCAATGGATTTCCAGGTGAGAGAACCTGTTTCACCACTGTTTGGAGCTTTGGAACGGACGAATCAGATCCTCGAACTGCAGATCACCCAAGAATACACCGGTCAGCAGATACATTTGTGCTACCTTGGACCTTTCTGGAAAGAAATACTTGATTTTGACACATTCGCCAGAGGCCGAGGGTCCTTTGTGAAGAGGATCGTCGATGGCACAGTTTTCAACAGGAAGTACTGCGGTATGGCGGGAGTCTCCAACGTGGGAAGGGACCCAAATTGGACAGGACACGATTTGGCACAGGCGAATCTGTACACGTTTGCAAGACTCGCTTGGAATCCGGATGAGTTGGTGGAAAAGATCGTTGATGACTGGATCACCCTAACGTTTGGAAAAGATGAGGAAGTCAAAGCGACCATCAAGCACATGCTCATGAATTCTCACAGAGCTTATGAAAAGTATACCACGCCATTCGGGTTAGGCTGGATGGTGAATCCCAATCATCACTATGGACCGAATCCGGAGGGCTACGAGTATTCCAAGTGGGGGACTTACCACAGGGCGAACCACGAGGCTATCGCTGTGGACAGGTCATCGAAGGGAACTGGCTTCACATTGCAGTATCACTCACCCTGGAGAGAGATCTTCGACAGCATCGAGACGTGCCCGGAAGATCTCTTGTTGTTTTTCCACAGAGTTCGCTACGACCACAAGCTGAGATCCGGCAAGACTCTGCTTCAATCAATGTACGATTTACACTTCGAAGGCGTCGAACAAGTCGAAGAGTTCTTGAAGGCATGGCAACGGCTCGAGGGAAAGATCGATCCAGTCAAGTATAAGCGTGTGCTGGAAAGACTCACAGTGCAGTTGGAGCATGCTAAGGAGTGGAGGGATGTGGTCAACACGTACTTCTACAGAAAGACGGGGATAAGCGATGAACGTGGGAGAAAGATCTATCCCTGA